The genomic window TGGGCGCGCAAGGAGACCTACGACGACGTGATTGCGGCGGTGAAGGAGCATGGCGGCGCGTACGGCCAGGGGGTCGAGTACGCCTACACCATGGTGCACGGGGCACCGGCAAGCCGCACCGTTTCCTCGAAATAGTAAACCGGCAGGCAAGGGATCAACCCCTTGCCTGCTTTTTTCGGGAGGTAACGCAGATGAAGGGACCTGACCTGATTATATATAACGGCAGGATCAGCACGCTGGACGCCCAACGTCCCGAAGTCTCCGCCGTCGCGATCAGCGACGGCAAGGTGGAGGGTCTCGGCGGGGAGGAGCTGATCGCTGATGCCGACGAACATACGCAAAGGATCGATGCTGCGGGACGGCGGATAATCCCGGGGCTGAACGACTCGCACATCCACGTCATCCGGGGCGGGCTCAACTTCAACATGGAGCTGCGCTGGGATGGGGTGCCGTCGCTGGCGCTCGCCCTTGAAATGCTGAAAGAGCAGGCGAGACGGACCCCGCCGCCGCAATGGGTACGGGTGATCGGCGGCTGGACCGAGTTCCAGTTCAAGGAGCGGCGCATGCCCACCCTGGAGGAGTTGAACCTGGCGGCGCCCGACACCCCGGTCTTCGTGCTGCATCTCTACGACCGCGCCTTGGTGAACCGGGCGGCGCTGCATGTGCTTGGTTACGGCAAGGATACGCCTGACCCGCCGGGTGGGGTGATCGAGCGGGACAGAAACGGCAACCCGACCGGACTTTTGATTGCGAAACCGAACGCCATGCTGCTATACGCGAGCCTCGCCAAGGGGCCGAAGCTCGCCTTCGAGGACCAGATGAACTCCACGCGCCATTTCCTCAGGGAGTTGAACCGGCTCGGGCTAACGAGCGCCATCGATGCGGGAGGCGGCTTCCAGAACTACCCGGACGACTACCGGGTGATCAACGAGCTCGCCGACCGGGGTGAACTGCCGCTGCGCATCGCATACAACCTCTTTACCCAGCACCCCAAAGGTGAACTCGCCGATTTTTCGGAGTGGGTGACCATGACGGGACCGGGACAGGGGGACGATTTCCTTCGCATGAACGGGGCGGGCGAGATGCTGGTGTTCTCGGCGGCGGATTTCGAGGACTTCCTGGAACCTCGCCCGGACCTCCCGTCGGATATGGAGGGAGAGCTCGTGCAGGTGGTACGGCTTCTGGTCGAGAAGCGCTGGCCCTTCAGACTCCACGCCACCTACGACGAGTCGATCACGCGCTTCCTCGACGTTTTCGAGGCGGTGCACCGCGTCGTTCCTTTCGCAGGGCTCCGTTGGTTCTTCGATCACGCGGAGACTATCTCGGCCAGGAATCTGGAGCGGGTCGCCGCACTCGGCGGCGGCATCGCGACCCAGAACCGCATGGCCTTCCAGGGCGAATATTTCCTGGAACGCTACGGCGAGCGGCTCACGTCACACGCTCCCCCCATAAGGTCCATGCTGGAGATGGGGATTCCGGTGGGAGCTGGTACCGACGCGACGCGGGTGTCGAGCTACAACCCGTGGCTCTCGCTCTACTGGATGGTGAGCGGGCGAACCATTGGCGGAAGCATCCTTTACCCCGAACAGAACCGGCTGACCCGCATGGAGGCCCTAACCCTGTACACCCGCGGGAGCAGCTGGTTTTCCCAGGAGGAGGGGAAAAAAGGTTCCCTCGCTCCGGGCGCGCTGGCCGACCTCGCCGTGCTCTCGTCCGATTACTTCACGGTTCCCGAGGAGGAGATCAAAGGGATCGAGTCCGTGCTTACCGTCGTCGGCGGGAAGGTGGTGTACGGCGGAGAGGAGTTCGGCAACCTGGTCCCGCCCCTACCGGTGAGCCCGGACTGGTCGCCGGTGGATCGGTACGGGGGGTATCACAAAGTGGATGCGCAAGCCGACGTGCAGCCCCTACATAGGGGGCACGCCCACACCTCGTTGCAGAGGGGATGGCGCTTCCCACCCCCCGGATGCGACTGCTTCGTGTATTGAGGCGTCACTTGTGCGCGTAGAGACCTAGGAGCTCGGTCTGTGCCAGGATTTTCCCCCTCATGGCAAGGTCGAGTTCTTTTCTCGTGCTGTTGGAGGGAAGGTTCAGACGTTCGGAGAGTGCGTAGAGGCGGAAGTAGTAACGGTGCTGCCCGGACGGCGGGCACGGGCCGCCGTAGCCTTTGCGCCGCCAGCTGTTCATCCCCTGCTCGGCCCCGTGGGGAACGCCACCCTGCGCGATTTCCCTGGTGGCCGGATCGATATTCCAGAGCACCCAGTGCACCCAGGTCCCAGCCGGGGCGTCGGGGTCGTCCATGATGAGGGCAAGGGATCTGGCTTCGCCGGGGACTCCGGAGATGGCAAGCGGCGGGCTCGTGTCGGAGCCGTCACAGGTGAAGGCGGCCGGAATGCGGGCCGAGTGACTGAACGCGGAACTGGTCAGTTTCATCTGCGACATCTTTGCCTCCTTTGCCTGCAGCGGCAATGCGGCGCACAACATCCCCACCACAAGGAACAGCAGCTGTTTTCTCAGGCCGGCCATGATCACCTCCAAGGCTTAAATCTTTCTCGACTTGTCTCTATCCGACACAATGAGAGTTGCGCCAGCGTTAGTGTATCCCTCGGGGTCACCTATGCAAGGCAGAGTGGCAGCAATTCGGCGGTTGACACGGTTGGCTTTTCAATCTATGAAAGAAGGATGAAAAATACCAGCAAACCAAAGCATTTCACCGAGAACTCAAAACCTTCCCGCAAGGAAAATACTCCCGCTCCGAAGACGAAGAAGCCTGCAGCCAAGCCGGAACGGGCAGCGGCGGTCCCTTCCCG from Geomonas ferrireducens includes these protein-coding regions:
- a CDS encoding amidohydrolase, giving the protein MKGPDLIIYNGRISTLDAQRPEVSAVAISDGKVEGLGGEELIADADEHTQRIDAAGRRIIPGLNDSHIHVIRGGLNFNMELRWDGVPSLALALEMLKEQARRTPPPQWVRVIGGWTEFQFKERRMPTLEELNLAAPDTPVFVLHLYDRALVNRAALHVLGYGKDTPDPPGGVIERDRNGNPTGLLIAKPNAMLLYASLAKGPKLAFEDQMNSTRHFLRELNRLGLTSAIDAGGGFQNYPDDYRVINELADRGELPLRIAYNLFTQHPKGELADFSEWVTMTGPGQGDDFLRMNGAGEMLVFSAADFEDFLEPRPDLPSDMEGELVQVVRLLVEKRWPFRLHATYDESITRFLDVFEAVHRVVPFAGLRWFFDHAETISARNLERVAALGGGIATQNRMAFQGEYFLERYGERLTSHAPPIRSMLEMGIPVGAGTDATRVSSYNPWLSLYWMVSGRTIGGSILYPEQNRLTRMEALTLYTRGSSWFSQEEGKKGSLAPGALADLAVLSSDYFTVPEEEIKGIESVLTVVGGKVVYGGEEFGNLVPPLPVSPDWSPVDRYGGYHKVDAQADVQPLHRGHAHTSLQRGWRFPPPGCDCFVY
- a CDS encoding YbhB/YbcL family Raf kinase inhibitor-like protein, with amino-acid sequence MAGLRKQLLFLVVGMLCAALPLQAKEAKMSQMKLTSSAFSHSARIPAAFTCDGSDTSPPLAISGVPGEARSLALIMDDPDAPAGTWVHWVLWNIDPATREIAQGGVPHGAEQGMNSWRRKGYGGPCPPSGQHRYYFRLYALSERLNLPSNSTRKELDLAMRGKILAQTELLGLYAHK